The Caulobacter sp. FWC26 genome contains a region encoding:
- a CDS encoding glycosyl hydrolase family 28-related protein has translation MKAILLAAFLATASPTALALAADSVFPVAPDEPRAIRVKAIGDGRADDTDAIQSALSAARDKTGHGLVLLPSGRYRLTRSLLVPPGVRVFGVGPTRPVLLLGAKTPGFQEGVGTMVIFTGDDQYAVGDIPVPVPTARPVGAKVRDANSGTFYSSMSNIDIEIGEGNPAAAGARFRMAQHAFLSHMEFRIGSGFAGVYQAGNVMQDVHFRGGRYGIVTEKTSPAWQFTLMDSTFDGQRDAAIREHEVDLTLINVAIKNTPIGIDIDRGYSDSLWGKNVRFENVSKAGVVISSEDNVFTQVGFDNAVAANTPTFARFRDSGRTVAGKGRAYRVGSFTYGLTLPGLGQMGQYKTIADIAPLKALPPLSAPALRSTPPMREWTNVKMLGVKGDGATDDTAALQSAIDTHRVLYLPFGFYKVSDTLKLRPDTVLIGLHPALTQLVIPDNNPRHAGVGAVRPILESPKGGDNIVSGIGLFTGRINPRASALLWRSGEASLVTDVKIMGGGGTPTADGKPLSAAQARSGDPVADGRWDAQYPSIWVTDGGGGTFANVWSPNTFASAGFYISDTKTPGRVYEVSVEHHVRNEFVLDNVENWEFLAPQTEQEVGDGPDAVSLEVRNSRNILFANYHGYRVTRSYHPAETAVKLFNSTDIRFRNVHINAESGVALCDAQGCGTYLRASKFPFENAIQDKTRKLEVREREFAVLDVTGAPSPSVSPAADPRVKKLETGFWSISGAAVASDGALYFIEKRFQRIYRWTEAKGLEIVRDQSLDPTNLAVDRSGNLLVVSSYGPDASVYSIDPRGPHDQITMIAPTAWATDKKAQTLLPANWWNNGEFRDQYDPSKDQFTTLAEMFARDVGTPKAKAYVSPDGSLALPAFRIWKQGPVDRVGWRWADSLQAHGLITGAVGERVFVTNASENKTYSGKVAPGGALVDLRVFANRGGESVAVDADGHVFVANGQIFQYGPDGREIGRIDVPERPLQLLFGGQDGRTLFVLTHHSLYAVR, from the coding sequence ATGAAAGCGATCCTGTTGGCGGCGTTCCTGGCCACCGCCAGTCCGACGGCCCTGGCCCTCGCGGCGGACTCCGTCTTTCCCGTTGCGCCCGACGAACCGCGCGCGATCAGGGTCAAGGCTATCGGCGATGGTCGCGCCGACGACACCGACGCCATCCAGAGTGCGCTCAGCGCGGCGCGCGACAAGACCGGGCACGGGCTGGTCTTGCTGCCCTCAGGTCGCTACCGGCTGACCCGCAGCCTGCTGGTCCCGCCGGGCGTTCGCGTGTTTGGCGTCGGCCCCACGCGCCCCGTCCTGCTGCTCGGCGCCAAGACGCCCGGGTTTCAGGAAGGCGTTGGAACCATGGTCATTTTCACCGGCGACGACCAGTACGCGGTCGGTGACATACCCGTACCTGTCCCGACCGCCCGTCCTGTCGGCGCGAAGGTCCGCGACGCCAATTCGGGAACCTTCTACTCGTCGATGAGCAACATCGACATCGAGATCGGCGAGGGGAACCCGGCGGCCGCAGGCGCTCGGTTCCGCATGGCGCAGCACGCCTTTCTCAGCCACATGGAGTTCCGCATCGGGTCGGGCTTCGCCGGGGTTTATCAGGCGGGAAACGTCATGCAGGACGTTCACTTCCGCGGTGGTCGGTACGGCATCGTCACCGAAAAGACCTCGCCGGCCTGGCAGTTCACGCTGATGGACTCCACGTTCGATGGGCAACGCGACGCTGCGATCCGGGAGCACGAGGTCGACCTCACCCTCATCAACGTCGCGATCAAGAACACGCCCATTGGGATCGATATCGACCGTGGCTATAGCGACAGCCTGTGGGGCAAGAACGTCCGCTTCGAGAACGTCTCCAAGGCCGGCGTCGTCATCTCCAGCGAGGACAACGTCTTCACGCAGGTGGGCTTCGACAACGCCGTCGCCGCCAACACCCCGACCTTCGCCCGCTTCCGCGACAGCGGTCGCACCGTCGCGGGGAAGGGGCGCGCCTATCGGGTGGGATCCTTCACCTACGGCCTGACCCTGCCGGGCCTGGGTCAGATGGGGCAGTACAAGACCATCGCCGACATCGCGCCGCTCAAGGCGCTGCCCCCACTGTCGGCGCCCGCCTTGCGGTCGACGCCGCCGATGCGCGAGTGGACCAACGTCAAGATGCTGGGCGTCAAGGGCGACGGCGCCACCGACGACACCGCCGCGCTGCAAAGCGCGATCGACACCCACCGCGTGCTGTATCTGCCGTTCGGCTTCTACAAGGTCTCCGACACCCTGAAGCTGCGACCGGACACCGTGCTGATCGGGCTGCATCCAGCCCTGACCCAGTTGGTCATTCCGGACAACAATCCCCGCCACGCCGGGGTGGGCGCGGTGCGGCCGATCCTTGAGAGTCCCAAGGGCGGCGACAACATCGTCTCCGGGATTGGCCTGTTCACCGGCCGCATCAATCCCCGAGCCTCGGCGCTGCTATGGCGGTCGGGCGAGGCCTCGCTCGTCACCGACGTCAAGATCATGGGCGGTGGCGGCACGCCCACCGCCGACGGAAAGCCCCTCAGCGCGGCGCAAGCGCGCAGCGGCGATCCCGTGGCTGACGGGCGATGGGACGCCCAGTACCCCAGCATCTGGGTGACCGACGGCGGCGGCGGGACCTTCGCCAACGTCTGGAGCCCGAACACCTTCGCCTCGGCGGGGTTCTACATCAGCGACACCAAGACGCCGGGCCGCGTCTATGAGGTTTCGGTCGAGCACCACGTTCGCAACGAGTTCGTGCTCGACAATGTGGAGAACTGGGAGTTCCTCGCGCCGCAGACCGAACAGGAGGTCGGCGACGGACCGGACGCGGTCTCGCTGGAGGTGCGCAACTCGCGCAACATCCTGTTCGCCAACTATCACGGCTATCGGGTGACGCGATCGTATCATCCGGCCGAGACGGCGGTGAAGCTGTTCAACTCCACCGACATCCGCTTCCGCAATGTTCACATCAACGCCGAGAGCGGTGTGGCGCTGTGCGACGCGCAAGGCTGCGGGACCTATCTCCGCGCGAGCAAGTTCCCGTTCGAAAACGCCATTCAGGACAAGACCCGCAAGTTGGAGGTGCGTGAGCGCGAGTTCGCGGTTCTCGACGTGACCGGCGCCCCGTCTCCAAGTGTGTCGCCAGCGGCCGATCCGCGCGTGAAGAAGCTTGAGACCGGCTTCTGGTCAATCTCCGGCGCCGCCGTCGCCTCCGACGGCGCGCTGTACTTCATCGAGAAGCGTTTCCAGCGCATCTACCGCTGGACCGAGGCCAAGGGCTTGGAGATCGTGCGCGACCAGTCCTTGGACCCGACCAATCTGGCGGTCGATCGCTCCGGCAATCTGCTGGTTGTCTCCTCGTACGGACCCGACGCCAGCGTCTATTCGATCGATCCGCGCGGTCCGCACGACCAGATCACGATGATCGCCCCGACCGCCTGGGCCACGGATAAGAAGGCCCAGACCCTGCTCCCCGCGAACTGGTGGAACAACGGCGAGTTCAGGGACCAATACGATCCTTCCAAGGATCAGTTCACGACCCTGGCCGAGATGTTCGCGCGAGACGTCGGGACGCCGAAAGCCAAGGCCTATGTGTCGCCCGACGGGAGCCTTGCCCTGCCGGCCTTCCGCATCTGGAAGCAGGGGCCGGTCGACCGAGTCGGCTGGCGCTGGGCTGACTCGCTGCAGGCCCATGGTCTGATCACCGGGGCGGTCGGCGAACGGGTCTTCGTGACCAACGCCTCTGAGAACAAGACCTACAGCGGTAAGGTCGCGCCCGGCGGCGCGCTGGTCGATTTGCGCGTCTTCGCCAATCGGGGAGGCGAGAGCGTCGCGGTCGATGCGGACGGCCATGTGTTCGTCGCCAACGGCCAGATCTTCCAGTACGGCCCCGACGGACGGGAGATCGGGCGTATCGACGTTCCGGAACGGCCGCTGCAACTCCTTTTCGGGGGGCAGGACGGGCGGACCCTGTTCGTTCTGACCCATCACTCGCTCTACGCCGTTCGCTAG
- a CDS encoding gluconokinase, which produces MGVSGSGKSTFGPLLAQRLGCRFLEGDAFHDPAAIAKMRAGRPLTDDDRWPWLDRLGAAVGEAVRSGGTAVAACSALKRRYRERLVAAIDAPTRFILLETEPEELIRRLTQRAGHYMPSSLLGSQLATLERPGADEPVLCVDTTVSPERPCERVEAWLTREAADVRPRPSLGHQPLSPAG; this is translated from the coding sequence ATGGGCGTGAGCGGCAGCGGAAAATCGACCTTTGGGCCGCTCCTCGCTCAGAGGCTGGGGTGCCGCTTCCTCGAAGGCGACGCATTCCATGATCCCGCCGCGATCGCCAAGATGCGAGCCGGCCGCCCGCTGACAGATGACGATCGCTGGCCATGGCTCGATCGCCTGGGCGCCGCCGTTGGCGAGGCCGTCCGCTCGGGCGGGACGGCGGTCGCCGCCTGCTCGGCCCTGAAGCGCCGCTATCGCGAGCGCCTCGTCGCGGCGATCGACGCCCCGACCCGGTTCATTCTGCTGGAAACAGAGCCTGAGGAGCTTATCAGACGCCTCACCCAGCGCGCTGGACACTACATGCCGTCCAGCCTGCTGGGCAGTCAGTTAGCGACACTGGAACGCCCTGGCGCGGACGAACCTGTGCTCTGCGTGGACACGACCGTTTCGCCAGAGCGCCCGTGCGAACGGGTAGAGGCCTGGCTGACGCGCGAAGCTGCGGACGTTCGCCCACGCCCCAGCCTAGGGCATCAGCCGCTTTCGCCCGCAGGATAG
- a CDS encoding FadR/GntR family transcriptional regulator, which yields MSEGRLADRAYTGIVELINRDGLETGDRLPSEARLAEMFGMSRAVIREALVRLAADGITEARRGAGSYVKNRPSDKLGAYMPLSELPATLGSYEVRFVLEAEAARLAAVRRSPEEMGLIEAALEDLRSALLSSAPAHAEDMELHRRIVCATANPAFLVAFEALEADVDKIMRAGVDISRSRPPEVIREMMREHEMIVDAIRAQDGDSAALAMRWHLSCGRKRLMP from the coding sequence ATGAGCGAAGGCCGTCTGGCGGATCGAGCCTATACGGGCATTGTCGAGCTGATTAATCGCGATGGCCTTGAGACGGGCGACCGTCTGCCGTCGGAGGCGCGGTTGGCGGAGATGTTCGGCATGTCGCGGGCCGTGATCCGCGAGGCGCTGGTCCGCCTCGCCGCCGACGGCATCACCGAGGCTCGCCGGGGGGCGGGCTCATATGTGAAGAACCGTCCGTCCGACAAGCTCGGCGCCTATATGCCGCTTTCCGAGCTGCCGGCGACGCTGGGCAGCTATGAGGTGCGTTTTGTGCTTGAGGCCGAGGCTGCGCGGCTAGCGGCGGTGCGGCGCTCGCCCGAGGAAATGGGATTGATCGAGGCGGCGTTGGAGGATCTACGCTCGGCCCTGTTGTCGAGCGCCCCCGCGCACGCCGAGGACATGGAACTGCACCGCCGGATCGTGTGCGCCACCGCCAACCCGGCCTTCCTCGTCGCTTTCGAGGCGCTGGAGGCCGACGTGGACAAGATCATGCGGGCCGGTGTCGACATCTCCCGTTCGCGGCCGCCGGAGGTCATCCGCGAGATGATGCGCGAGCATGAGATGATCGTGGACGCGATCCGGGCTCAGGACGGCGACAGCGCGGCGCTGGCCATGCGCTGGCATCTATCCTGCGGGCGAAAGCGGCTGATGCCCTAG
- a CDS encoding helix-turn-helix transcriptional regulator: MTMEIRAADRDLGTVLGGLTPTQLKVLEGVNSGRLNKQIAYDLGIAEATVKAHMTALMRKLNVQNRTQAALAVRALRAAD, encoded by the coding sequence ATGACGATGGAAATCCGCGCCGCCGACCGAGATTTGGGCACGGTGCTGGGCGGGCTGACCCCGACCCAACTGAAAGTCCTTGAGGGTGTGAACTCAGGACGGCTCAACAAGCAGATCGCCTATGATCTCGGGATCGCCGAAGCCACGGTCAAGGCGCACATGACGGCGCTGATGCGCAAGCTCAACGTCCAAAACCGCACCCAGGCAGCCTTGGCCGTACGGGCTCTCCGCGCGGCCGACTGA
- a CDS encoding dienelactone hydrolase family protein: MCDDEIHPGLIQDPTISRRRFGLLTAALTGVATVAHADDSVVEKDVEVKTPDGLADAVLFHPKGKGKWPAVLVWPDIWSLRPVFRQMARRLASSGYVVLVPNLYYRTKKAPVMEGAMSFANPQDRETISALARTVTPTTAVTDAVAFVAFLDAQPQTNKAKRVGVQGYCMGGPLAFRTAGANPSRIGAVASFHGGGLTAEGPDSPQLLIPKTKANYLVAVADNDDKRDPASKDKLRAAFAEAKIKATVEVYVGANHGWTVPGSQAYNEPAAEKAWTELLTLYKTSLG, from the coding sequence ATGTGCGATGACGAAATCCATCCCGGCCTCATTCAGGATCCGACGATCTCGCGCCGCAGGTTTGGCCTGCTGACCGCCGCGCTGACCGGCGTGGCCACGGTCGCGCACGCCGACGACTCCGTCGTCGAGAAGGATGTCGAGGTGAAGACGCCGGACGGCCTGGCGGATGCGGTGCTGTTCCACCCCAAGGGGAAGGGCAAGTGGCCGGCGGTGCTCGTGTGGCCCGATATCTGGAGCCTGCGCCCGGTCTTCCGCCAGATGGCTCGTCGTCTGGCCTCGTCGGGCTATGTCGTGCTGGTCCCGAACCTCTACTACCGGACCAAGAAGGCGCCGGTGATGGAGGGGGCGATGAGCTTCGCCAATCCGCAGGATCGCGAAACCATCTCGGCCCTCGCCAGGACGGTGACGCCGACCACGGCGGTCACCGACGCCGTGGCCTTTGTGGCCTTCCTCGACGCCCAGCCGCAGACCAACAAGGCCAAGCGGGTCGGCGTCCAGGGCTACTGCATGGGCGGCCCGCTGGCCTTCCGCACCGCCGGCGCGAACCCCTCGCGGATCGGTGCGGTGGCCAGCTTCCACGGTGGCGGCCTGACCGCAGAGGGACCCGATAGCCCGCAGCTGCTGATTCCGAAGACGAAAGCCAACTATCTCGTCGCCGTCGCCGACAACGACGACAAGCGCGATCCGGCTTCGAAAGACAAACTCAGGGCCGCCTTCGCCGAAGCGAAGATCAAGGCCACGGTCGAGGTCTATGTGGGCGCCAACCACGGTTGGACCGTCCCGGGCAGCCAAGCCTACAACGAGCCTGCGGCCGAGAAGGCCTGGACCGAGCTGCTTACGCTCTACAAGACGTCGCTGGGCTAA
- a CDS encoding N(4)-(beta-N-acetylglucosaminyl)-L-asparaginase translates to MLNRRGLIGASLAGSAILSTASARGAESAVRLVGPGVISTWDFGVAANQAAWSVLSAGGRALDAVEAGARVPEQDLKNHSVGRAGYPDRDGHVSLDACIMDELGNCGAVAALEHIAHPISVARRVMEKTPHVMLVGAGALQFALEQGFPREELLTAESRAAWEAWKRDAKYQPRANSEVSDYGKTTGQLGTPGGAGNHDTIGMLAIDAKGNVAGACTTSGMAWKMRGRVGDSPIIGAGLYVDNEVGGATSTGVGEEVIRNVGSFLVVELMRQGRSPEAACREAVERILKKKPHAKDIQVGFLAVNKAGEVGAWAIQSGFSYAVCDARKQDLLVPGKATYSAPG, encoded by the coding sequence ATGTTGAATCGTAGAGGTCTGATCGGCGCTTCCCTTGCGGGTTCGGCGATATTGAGCACCGCGAGCGCACGCGGCGCGGAAAGCGCCGTCCGCTTGGTTGGGCCTGGCGTCATCTCGACCTGGGACTTTGGCGTCGCGGCGAACCAAGCGGCCTGGTCCGTGCTGTCGGCAGGCGGCCGAGCGCTCGACGCCGTCGAGGCGGGCGCGCGGGTTCCCGAGCAGGACCTGAAGAACCACAGCGTCGGACGCGCCGGATATCCCGACCGGGACGGCCATGTGTCGCTGGACGCGTGCATCATGGACGAGCTGGGCAACTGCGGCGCTGTCGCGGCGCTGGAGCATATCGCGCACCCGATCTCGGTGGCGCGTCGCGTGATGGAAAAGACGCCTCACGTCATGCTGGTCGGCGCCGGCGCGCTGCAGTTCGCCCTTGAGCAGGGATTCCCCCGCGAGGAGCTTCTGACAGCGGAGTCTCGCGCCGCCTGGGAGGCGTGGAAGAGGGACGCCAAGTATCAGCCTCGCGCTAACAGCGAGGTCTCCGATTACGGCAAGACCACCGGGCAGCTCGGCACGCCTGGCGGGGCGGGCAATCACGATACCATCGGCATGCTGGCCATCGACGCGAAGGGGAATGTCGCCGGCGCCTGTACGACCAGCGGCATGGCCTGGAAGATGCGTGGTCGCGTCGGTGACAGTCCGATCATTGGCGCGGGTCTCTATGTCGACAACGAGGTCGGCGGCGCGACCTCAACCGGGGTGGGGGAGGAAGTCATCCGCAACGTTGGCAGCTTCCTGGTGGTGGAGCTGATGCGGCAGGGGCGGTCGCCCGAGGCGGCCTGTCGCGAAGCCGTCGAGCGGATCCTGAAGAAGAAGCCTCACGCCAAGGACATCCAGGTCGGCTTCCTGGCCGTAAACAAGGCAGGCGAGGTGGGAGCCTGGGCGATCCAGTCCGGTTTCAGCTACGCGGTGTGCGACGCTCGTAAACAGGACCTGCTCGTGCCCGGCAAGGCGACCTACTCAGCGCCTGGGTAA
- a CDS encoding copper homeostasis protein CutC encodes MTAKRVLLEVCVDTPAGLAAAIAGGADRIELCAALTLQGLTPAPGLMAKAASAPIPVYPMIRPRNGDFCYDDGDLDAMLRDIDAVRRYGLAGVTIGASRPDGALDIETLRALVRQADGMGMTLHRAFDLVPDMSEALEIAVEMGFERVLTSGGALTAEAGAEHIAALVEQAAGRIGILAGAGVRPGNIAELVRRTGVREVHGSFGGPIPGAEPGSKLGAMGFVPPELRDTDQAAVTEAVRILRAL; translated from the coding sequence ATGACCGCCAAGCGCGTTCTTCTCGAAGTCTGTGTGGATACGCCCGCAGGACTAGCGGCGGCGATCGCCGGGGGCGCTGATCGGATCGAACTTTGCGCGGCGCTGACACTTCAAGGCCTGACGCCGGCGCCGGGATTGATGGCTAAGGCCGCCTCGGCGCCGATCCCCGTCTATCCGATGATCCGGCCGCGCAACGGCGACTTCTGCTACGACGACGGCGACCTTGATGCGATGCTGCGGGACATCGACGCGGTGCGGCGCTACGGCCTCGCCGGGGTCACGATCGGCGCCAGCCGCCCCGACGGGGCCCTGGATATCGAGACCCTGCGCGCGCTGGTCCGACAGGCTGACGGGATGGGCATGACGCTGCACCGGGCGTTCGATCTGGTTCCCGACATGTCCGAAGCGCTGGAGATCGCCGTGGAGATGGGCTTCGAGCGGGTCCTGACCTCTGGCGGCGCCCTGACCGCCGAGGCCGGCGCAGAACATATCGCTGCTCTGGTCGAGCAGGCCGCCGGCCGCATCGGCATACTGGCCGGCGCGGGGGTCAGGCCTGGAAACATCGCCGAACTTGTCCGCCGCACGGGCGTTCGTGAAGTCCACGGGTCGTTCGGCGGCCCGATCCCGGGCGCCGAACCGGGTTCGAAGCTGGGCGCGATGGGCTTCGTGCCGCCCGAACTGCGCGACACCGATCAGGCGGCGGTCACGGAGGCCGTTCGGATCCTCCGCGCGCTCTAA
- a CDS encoding glutathionylspermidine synthase family protein: MRRLTLKPRRDWKSKAEAVGFTWHHADGRRYWDERAAYAFTLEEVEGHLEPATEALHKLCLDLVDDAVKSDALMARLQIPEAARDLVAASWKARDPSLYGRFDFFYDGAGPPKLYEYNADTPTSIYEAAVFQWLWLEDMIQQGALSADTDQFNSLHDQLAEQFKAIFPSGGFVHFASDPDFVEDRQTVRFLEDMGRLAGLEPKFVPTTAIGLDADGRFVDQDNYIIGALFKLYPWEDMLREPYAANIAGSKTLFLEPPWKAVLSNKAMLPLLWERYPGHPNLLETYFDDDPKIERLGTSYARKPLFSREGANIELWKDGRKGRVLDQGYGAEGWIRQALKPPPKFGVNYPVIGSWVIGEQPAGVGVREDRGRVTRDRSRFIPHIIEG; the protein is encoded by the coding sequence ATGCGCCGTCTGACCCTCAAGCCTCGGCGGGACTGGAAGTCCAAGGCCGAGGCGGTCGGCTTCACCTGGCATCACGCCGATGGCCGTCGTTACTGGGACGAGCGGGCGGCCTACGCCTTCACGCTGGAAGAGGTCGAGGGGCATCTGGAGCCCGCGACCGAGGCGCTGCACAAGCTGTGCCTGGATCTGGTGGATGACGCGGTCAAAAGCGACGCCCTGATGGCGCGCCTTCAGATCCCGGAGGCCGCACGTGACCTGGTCGCGGCTTCGTGGAAGGCGCGCGATCCGTCGCTCTATGGCCGGTTCGACTTCTTCTACGACGGGGCTGGGCCGCCCAAGCTCTACGAGTACAACGCAGACACGCCGACCAGCATCTATGAGGCGGCGGTGTTTCAGTGGCTGTGGCTGGAGGACATGATCCAGCAGGGCGCGCTGTCTGCGGATACTGACCAGTTCAACAGCCTGCACGATCAACTCGCCGAACAGTTCAAGGCGATCTTCCCGAGCGGCGGCTTCGTCCACTTCGCCAGCGACCCCGACTTCGTCGAGGACCGTCAGACGGTGCGCTTCCTGGAGGACATGGGGCGGCTGGCGGGGCTTGAACCGAAGTTCGTGCCGACGACGGCGATTGGTCTCGACGCTGACGGCCGTTTCGTCGACCAGGACAACTACATCATTGGCGCGCTGTTCAAGCTGTATCCCTGGGAGGACATGCTGCGAGAGCCGTACGCGGCGAATATCGCGGGCTCCAAGACCTTGTTCCTTGAGCCGCCCTGGAAGGCGGTTCTGTCGAACAAGGCGATGCTGCCTCTGCTTTGGGAGCGGTATCCGGGGCACCCGAACCTGCTGGAGACCTATTTCGACGACGATCCCAAGATCGAACGTCTGGGGACCAGCTACGCCCGCAAGCCGCTGTTTAGCCGCGAGGGCGCGAACATCGAGCTGTGGAAAGATGGCCGCAAGGGCAGGGTGCTCGACCAGGGCTACGGCGCTGAAGGCTGGATCCGTCAGGCGCTGAAGCCGCCGCCCAAGTTCGGCGTGAACTATCCAGTGATCGGCTCGTGGGTCATTGGCGAGCAGCCCGCCGGCGTCGGCGTGCGCGAGGATCGTGGCCGCGTGACCCGCGACCGCTCGCGGTTCATTCCGCACATCATCGAAGGTTAG
- a CDS encoding PspA/IM30 family protein, translating into MSIWSKLSALFRGAAHDGAQTVVDANALRILDQEIRDADTAQGKARDELAKLVARRRSLETEVAQLTDQSRKYESSARAAMNKGDQALALEVAQRIADLEKDAGQKATQMNELRAAEEKLRTVIAQTDTKVEALRREIEIVKVNESVQKAQAAVISRSGSASGVVGSAADSLKRIKERQAVREEQFRLHSESEDRKTGADLDAKLAAAGILPGASGAEDVLARLMAPKDEALPAPMLAIEDKQKVGRDGSNA; encoded by the coding sequence ATGTCGATCTGGAGCAAGCTCTCGGCCCTGTTCCGCGGCGCGGCGCATGACGGCGCGCAGACCGTGGTGGACGCCAACGCCCTTCGCATCCTGGACCAGGAGATCCGCGACGCCGACACCGCCCAAGGCAAGGCCCGCGACGAGCTGGCCAAACTGGTCGCGCGCCGCCGTTCGCTGGAGACCGAGGTCGCCCAACTGACCGATCAGTCGCGCAAGTACGAGTCCTCGGCCCGCGCGGCGATGAACAAGGGCGACCAGGCCTTGGCTCTGGAAGTTGCTCAGCGCATCGCCGACCTTGAAAAGGACGCGGGCCAGAAGGCGACGCAGATGAACGAGCTGCGCGCGGCCGAGGAAAAGCTGCGCACGGTGATCGCCCAGACCGACACCAAGGTCGAGGCGCTTCGTCGCGAGATCGAGATCGTCAAGGTCAACGAAAGCGTCCAGAAGGCCCAGGCCGCCGTCATCTCGCGCTCGGGTTCGGCCAGCGGCGTGGTAGGCTCGGCTGCCGATAGCCTCAAGCGCATTAAGGAGCGTCAGGCGGTTCGGGAAGAGCAGTTCCGGCTGCACAGCGAGTCGGAGGACCGCAAGACCGGCGCCGATCTGGACGCCAAGCTCGCGGCGGCGGGCATCCTGCCGGGCGCGAGCGGCGCCGAGGACGTGCTGGCGCGCTTGATGGCTCCGAAGGACGAGGCCCTGCCGGCGCCGATGCTGGCCATCGAGGACAAGCAGAAGGTTGGTCGGGACGGCTCGAACGCCTGA
- a CDS encoding YjfI family protein produces the protein MPAKPTRSAQAAQRTRAWREARRNAGFVKIEVWAPAACKPDILSAVQAIVVESVRGPTLQTNPHPPKGVRHMDSVIDTAWTIHTLRDALVESALVREDEMTVTVVEGVEPVLMVVMHEFGDLPIYVSGGALQLVVSTLLWACDEQNDRAAFNEFLLKAQKIVPLSNFGITTVEGRDYYELMGEISSKTTLQTLVIELRTLADNAIAAASDLRDSFEKSRVAAA, from the coding sequence ATGCCTGCTAAACCGACGAGAAGCGCTCAGGCCGCTCAAAGAACCCGAGCGTGGCGTGAAGCCCGTCGGAACGCCGGCTTCGTGAAAATCGAGGTCTGGGCGCCGGCGGCGTGCAAGCCCGACATTCTTTCAGCCGTACAGGCCATCGTCGTGGAGTCGGTTCGCGGACCGACGCTGCAGACCAATCCCCATCCCCCCAAGGGCGTCAGACACATGGACTCCGTTATCGACACCGCCTGGACGATCCACACCCTGCGCGATGCGCTGGTGGAAAGCGCGCTCGTGCGCGAGGACGAGATGACCGTGACGGTCGTCGAGGGCGTGGAGCCCGTGCTGATGGTGGTCATGCACGAGTTCGGCGATCTGCCGATCTATGTCAGCGGCGGCGCGCTGCAACTGGTCGTCTCGACCTTGCTGTGGGCGTGCGACGAACAGAATGATCGCGCGGCGTTCAACGAATTCCTGCTCAAGGCCCAGAAGATCGTGCCGCTGTCGAACTTCGGCATCACCACGGTGGAGGGCCGCGACTACTACGAGCTCATGGGAGAGATCTCGTCCAAGACGACCCTGCAAACACTGGTCATCGAGCTGCGCACCCTGGCCGACAACGCCATCGCCGCCGCCAGCGACCTGCGCGATTCCTTCGAAAAGAGCCGCGTGGCGGCTGCCTAA
- a CDS encoding YjfK family protein, translating into MAMFGKLFGRKDEPSRLALPIIRNVTIGRTVVLDPLAWRRLGAETKFALDRDTLEITAQGLIQLNDGAFVHRFYTDDEILFQVVSDDREGQKANDFTLFAPWASEYPADRTDHELWNQRLRSRTFQPEGLPAYTRLWFGDDAEQQEPVTLWEDVYYARDADMPDRRLFQTAMLFHRDLLGGDGRELLLALTLEPEDSKDISHETMIGLPLSVGEFRA; encoded by the coding sequence ATCGCGATGTTCGGAAAACTCTTCGGCCGCAAGGACGAGCCCTCGCGTCTCGCCCTGCCCATCATCCGCAACGTGACGATTGGCCGGACTGTGGTGCTGGACCCGCTGGCCTGGCGACGGCTGGGCGCGGAGACCAAGTTCGCCCTCGACCGCGATACGCTGGAGATCACGGCGCAAGGCCTGATCCAACTGAACGACGGGGCCTTCGTTCATCGGTTCTACACCGACGACGAGATCCTGTTCCAAGTCGTGTCGGACGACCGTGAGGGACAGAAAGCCAACGACTTCACGCTGTTCGCGCCGTGGGCCAGCGAATACCCCGCCGACCGGACGGACCATGAGCTCTGGAACCAACGCCTGCGGTCTCGCACGTTTCAACCCGAAGGCCTGCCGGCCTACACGCGCCTTTGGTTCGGCGACGACGCGGAGCAGCAGGAACCCGTGACCCTTTGGGAAGACGTTTATTACGCGCGCGATGCCGACATGCCCGACCGCCGTCTGTTCCAGACCGCTATGCTGTTCCACCGAGACCTGCTCGGGGGTGACGGGCGCGAGCTGCTGCTGGCTCTGACCCTGGAGCCCGAGGACAGCAAGGACATCAGCCACGAGACCATGATTGGCCTGCCTCTATCGGTGGGCGAGTTCCGAGCCTGA